One stretch of Phaeodactylum tricornutum CCAP 1055/1 chromosome 9, whole genome shotgun sequence DNA includes these proteins:
- a CDS encoding predicted protein has product MLVVLYCSDCLSFTIIVAPSLWTRNPHGHGFPREAKRAPRESNVISKSPVPQMQHLSPPQGSRKRAYPSSASRPDWIQNSPKHRLGLPTLVAILLGWISIRSHAFVPHSTRSPALVQSRIRLADQITEKEQDESVWKWNASGSFGSLLMQLQKKEEALLAVNETFLEQDVVDLDPRGEHRAEEARTAPDLKPLEEQQSQEQLATMDWDTAKELDNTITILSNGDRARQELQTLPLSALQKSLLGDGTTTSPEQADSTVILPLSRKAHYEERIGRDLRHLAVSIAASTETVADWQTFCANQGGLYPVLETIREGAQHVAPYLTNTKVNNATTSMDSQGIRNPIRMEESFQAACSACRALRDLCAISPEVSAVLTDGILRANAAWEGSLMRDFCTLLQYASDIDGPTRLDGMPPTLSRGQSRKEASVNEAAWAVQNRFTIRRKQRRDTRLRCKLYITQLLLAVIVASDDAVAAIRKTDGLAHAVLQSSSFARKQQRRRWLRYPVEMAKWLWRRRRRTVTQESANLRRPFLEAANIANDLEGQVQRTANQILAAIGHNQWRPKIPGQKGLRILCLDGGGSRGMTAVSAVKCMMDAAGNGNDVADSFDLICGTSTGGIIAFLIGLRRESSAQAVERYNQLIKQIFVKPFLSTPLMVFTTASYDESPFMNILSTILQDKIMLDSRADPAVPLVCCLTSKMSSTPTHVALFRNYNYAKDELRDPFTINPDKAREDLGLPLSVEHPSVQSGSYKKELSLKNAPGARLAAGSRYPGSFRVLQRYALRASTAAPTVFKPVMMGGEMYCDGGIVASNPAAVAVHEARTLFPDIPIELVVSVGTGAFLEQKSAPRIGWDGIIGQIVNSATDGEQIHHILEDILGESSILGPRSSVSKTRYFRFNPVIGMPDEFPIDVTDPKKLTKLRQLTKDYMNEPEQCAKLQQISDLLGGRDRWKQLVISKPGEPKILAFTEPIALPNMTKETKFISCSLVCVLAAADVSCISPFAPRLPRAANSAPKDTISRCKRSLANARTHGLHDRCNWSPLRIRGGGIPGVVKALFLTALRNPVLVLLMAGSSLTTIYKSKIPHAQHLQGFLSFCTAVYVFYLLTVWQRMVQAETRAS; this is encoded by the exons ATGTTGGTTGTGCTCTACTGCTCGGACTGTCTGTCGTTTACAATTATTGTCGCGCCATCACTTTGGACACGGAATCCACACGGACACGGTTTTCCACGAGAAGCCAAACGGGCTCCTCGCGAGAGCAATGTGATATCGAAA TCACCGGTTCCGCAGATGCAGCATTTGTCTCCCCCACAAGGTAGCCGAAAAAGAGCGTATCCGTCTTCGGCGTCACGTCCCGATTGGATCCAAAACTCGCCCAAGCATCGGCTAGGATTACCAACACTCGTAGCGATACTTCTCGGATGGATCAGCATCCGCAGTCACGCGTTTGTTCCACATTCTACGCGTTCCCCTGCGTTGGTCCAATCTCGTATACGTCTGGCGGATCAAATTACCGAAAAAGAACAGGATGAATCGGTctggaaatggaacgcaTCAGGCTCGTTCGGATCACTCCTCATGCAGTTgcagaaaaaggaagaagcgcTTTTAGCCGTAAACGAAACTTTTTTGGAACAGGACGTTGTGGATCTCGATCCTCGGGGTGAGCATCGTGCTGAAGAAGCACGAACGGCTCCGGACCTCAAACCATTGGAGGAACAACAATCCCAAGAACAACTGGCCACCATGGATTGGGATACCGCCAAGGAACTCGACAACACCATCACTATACTCTCTAATGGGGACCGCGCGCGTCAAGAACTCCAAACATTGCCCCTGAGCGCCTTGCAAAAGAGTCTACTCGGAGATGGTACGACCACTTCTCCGGAACAGGCCGATAGCACCGTCATTCTACCCTTGTCACGCAAAGCTCACTACGAAGAACGCATCGGGCGCGACTTGAGGCACTTAGCTGTTTCGATTGCCGCTTCCACGGAAACAGTTGCTGACTGGCAAACTTTTTGTGCCAATCAAGGAGGGTTGTATCCCGTATTGGAGACCATTCGTGAAGGGGCGCAGCATGTTGCACCTTATCTTACCAACACGAAAGTGAACAACGCGACCACATCAATGGATTCCCAAGGCATTCGAAATCCTATCCGAATGGAAGAGTCTTTTCAAGCTGCCTGCAGCGCTTGTCGAGCTCTACGAGACTTGTGCGCCATCTCACCCGAGGTATCCGCCGTATTAACGGATGGGATTTTGCGAGCCAACGCGGCTTGGGAGGGCTCGTTAATGCGTGATTTCTGCACTCTTTTGCAGTACGCCAGTGATATAGATGGTCCCACACGCTTGGACGGGATGCCTCCAACTCTCTCCCGAGGACAATCGCGAAAGGAAGCCTCGGTCAACGAAGCCGCCTGGGCGGTACAGAATCGCTTCACAATTCGTCGCAAGCAACGTCGCGATACCAGACTACGGTGCAAATTATACATTACGCAATTACTCTTGGCTGTGATTGTGGCCAGCGACGATGCTGTCGCAGCCATTCGAAAGACAGATGGTTTGGCTCACGCCGTTCTGCAAAGCTCGTCCTTTGCTCGCAAGCAACAGCGTAGGCGGTGGTTGCGATATCCTGTCGAAATGGCAAAATGGCTTTGGAGACGACGCCGTAGGACAGTCACGCAGGAGTCAGCCAATTTGAGGCGTCCTTTCTTGGAAGCGGCCAATATTGCCAACGATCTCGAAGGGCAAGTACAACGTACCGCTAACCAAATTCTGGCGGCAATAGGACACAATCAATGGCGACCGAAAATTCCGGGTCAAAAGGGGCTTCGCATACTATGCTTGGATGGCGGGGGTTCGCGTGGAATGACGGCCGTCTCCGCCGTCAAGTGTATGATGGACGCGGCCGGAAATGGCAACGATGTGGCAGACTCATTCGATCTGATTTGTGGTACCTCGACTGGAGGGATTATTGCTTTTCTGATTGGTCTGCGTCGAGAATCTAGCGCCCAAGCCGTAGAGCGATACAACCAGCTTATCAAGCAAATCTTTGTCAAGCCGTTTTTGAGTACTCCGCTTATGGTTTTCACGACGGCGTCATACGACGAATCTCCATTCATGAACATCCTCAGTACGATTTTACAAGACAAGATAATGCTGGATAGTCGAGCTGATCCAGCCGTGCCATTGGTCTGTTGCTTGACATCCAAAATGTCATCCACACCGACACACGTTGCTTTGTTTCGGAACTACAACTACGCAAAAGACGAACTCCGAGATCCCTTCACGATCAATCCGGACAAGGCTCGCGAAGACCTTGGTCTACCTTTAAGCGTCGAGCATCCGTCCGTTCAGTCCGGTAGCTATAAAAAAGAGCTTAGTTTGAAGAATGCACCAGGTGCTCGATTAGCGGCGGGCTCGCGATACCCAGGATCCTTTCGTGTCTTACAGCGGTATGCCCTTAGGGCGTCGACGGCGGCCCCGACAGTTTTCAAACCTGTCATGATGGGAGGGGAAATGTATTGCGATGGAGGCATTGTAGCCAGTAACCCTGCGGCAGTTGCTGTTCACGAAGCTCGGACACTATTTCCGGACATACCAATTGAGCTGGTTGTATCGGTTGGTACCGGAGCGTTCTTAGAGCAAAAAAGCGCACCGCGAATAGGATGGGATGGAATCATTGGTCAAATCGTTAACAGTGCGACTGATGGCGAGCAAATACATCACATCTTGGAGGATATCCTGGGGGAATCGTCAATATTGGGTCCGCGTTCATCGGTATCGAAGACACGGTATTTTCGGTTTAACCCAGTCATCGGGATGCCTGATGAATTTCCTATCGATGTCACGGACCCCAAGAAGCTCACGAAGCTGCGACAACTCACCAAAGACTACATGAACGAACCGGAGCAATGTGCTAAGCTGCAACAGATTTCCGACCTACTGGGAGGCCGCGATCGATGGAAACAGCTGGTCATTTCAAAGCCAGGAGAG CCTAAAATATTAGCCTTTACCGAGCCAATAGCTCTGCCAAACATgacaaaagaaacaaaattCATTTCTTGCTCCTTGGTTTGTGTCCTGGCTGCTGCGGATGTTTCTTGCATTTCACCTTTTGCGCCTCGTCTGCCCCGTGCCGCGAACAGCGCTCCTAAAGATACGATTTCAAGATGCAAAAGATCACTAGCGAACGCGCGTACTCATGGGTTGCACGATAGGTGTAATTGGAGCCCACTGAGAATACGCGGTGGTGGTATTCCTGGGGTGGTGAAGGCCCTGTTTCTGACCGCTCTTCGcaatcctgttttggttCTTT TGATGGCCGGATCTTCCTTGACAACAATTTATAAGAGCAAAATCCCGCACGCACAGCACCTTCAAGGCTTTCTGAGCTTTTGCACGGCTGTTTATGTTTTCTACCTCCTAACTGTGTGGCAAAGGATGGTGCAAGCTGAGACTCGAGCCTCGTAA
- a CDS encoding predicted protein gives MVFLEQVIDMCCANYAGEKTDQDKNDVNETSQSSETQPKQLKYSNKDIKFDGIKYAKLLPTIRVAVKDLGFTEDSWNNGDWPACENKWFEDLTQEERRAAETLGWTKEAWDSQFKQHDWRELPENIRRAAVAAGYTEEKWKHNERPKNLDKSWNELEEEDKQHMNVLGYTRWDWD, from the coding sequence ATGGTCTTTTTGGAACAGGTGATTGATATGTGCTGTGCCAACTATGCTGGCGAAAAGACTGATCAGGACAAGAACGACGTCAACGAGACTAGCCAGAGTTCGGAGACGCAGCCCAAACAACTGAAATACAGCAACAAAGACATCAAATTCGATGGCATCAAGTATGCCAAGCTCCTCCCGACTATCAGGGTAGCTGTGAAAGATCTTGGCTTTACTGAGGATAGCTGGAACAATGGCGACTGGCCCGCGTGCGAGAATAAGTGGTTCGAGGATTTGACGCAGGAAGAGCGACGAGCGGCGGAAACTCTCGGATGGACAAAGGAGGCATGGGACAGTCAATTCAAGCAGCATGATTGGCGAGAGCTTCCGGAGAATATAAGACGAGCTGCCGTTGCTGCTGGATATACGGAAGAAAAATGGAAGCATAATGAACGGCCGAAAAACTTGGACAAGTCGTGGAATGAACTCGAGGAAGAGGATAAGCAACATATGAATGTTCTTGGATACACCAGGTGGGATTGGGACTGA